Part of the Vespa velutina chromosome 7, iVesVel2.1, whole genome shotgun sequence genome, catattgcatttaaaaatatatgaaaagttttgaagagtaatatattttaagactttacctccttttcttcatctacttcatcctcctcgtcctcctcatCAGAACCATGGACAGAGGCTGCAGGAGTAGTATGTCTTGAAGATGATGGTGAAGGTGGTTCACTAATCGGTCTTGGATAACTAAATCTGCCTACACCACCCTCTGCATACTCTGATGCAAGCTCAGGATAAACAGTTGTCAATGCCTTTATTCTAGCTTGACGATAGTACTATAATTATgaacaatataattatgaattatattacatttaatatttaacgatattcatatataataaaaaaaaaaaaaaaaaaaaatataaaataatcaattaactTACGATACCAAGATTCCTCCAATCAAGAAGATCGCTCAATCTCTCGGTACGATTTCTTTGAATTATACGTTGTCTTCGACTAAGTCGAGCAAAATCGAACATATATTGTGCAAGCTGTTGAACGCTATTTTCCAAACTAATAAATCTTCGATCTACGATATAAATACCATAACTCATTGGATCGGCTATATGCTCTTGCATAAAACATCCAAATCCAGATAAATTAGTAGTTATACTAGGAATGCCCATAACAGTACATTCAGCGGGAGTATATCCCCATGGTTCGTAATAAGATGGAAATACTCCTAAATGACAACCACGAACGAATTCTTCATAATCTAATCCAAACAATGGATTTgttgatgataaaaattctgGATGGAATACCAtctgtgaaaaagaaaaaatgacgaattattagttttgttatcttttttcctttttttttttttttttttttatcaattaccTTCACTCTATCATTAACTGTATTGAAAAGATTACATCTTCTAATGGAATTTAAGACTGGATCATTCCAATCGTCTACAACATTATGTGTGGTAACAGGTGGTAATCCATTTCTTTGTAGAGCATACAAACATCTGAGACAAAGATATCGTATATAACAAGTATGTCAATAAAATCGATTCAATGAGACGAGTTGAGAAACGTAAACGAAACATTGATTTGCTAAGACAACATAAcagatacatataattattggCTGTGaagtgataattaattattgaatttaagagtatattttaataagttaTTGTTAATACTTGTTTCAACTTCCTAAAAACTATCCtaaggtaataaatatatactccTGACCCAGTCATGTTCCtgtcacgtatatatatatatatatatatatatgttacatcCTCTGACTCATCTCATTGAACGGACTACAATATGATatcaatatacatattcattttaatatcgtatacctttttattttaataatatcatcttttaaaagaagatCTTCTGCATCTGGCATACGACCCGACAAACATAATTCATACATTCTTTTACCCATTTTATGTTGTATATCAGTAATTGTATCCCTTAGTGCTTTGGTTACCTagtaataagaacaataatggtcattcgattttataaattatattataatgtaataagtCTTACTTACGGCATGACCACGTAATGATtctacattaaaattattagtacGCGctggaaaaataagaaatgcaACTACAGTAATATCAGGTCTTGACGtctttaaataatgatttaatctTGCTAAAGCTTCTATGAAAATATCAGCTCCTTTATTTCCAAACTCATAACGGCCTGcgataaaaaagtataaagttTTGTCCAAGTCAAAATCATAATGcctgaaaaacaaaaaaaagaaaaaaaaaagaaaaaaaaggatataaatcataaaagtataaaataaataatccaaCGTTGTTAACGattcaaacaaataatatGTACCCATAAAAATGGCCCCGTACAAATTCGtgtattttctctttgctGACGGCatgtaaattttgaaattcatGTAGTGCTGCGAACTTTTTAACATTCAATCCATTTGGTGTAATAATATCAGGTTTGCGTTTGAGTAAATGTTCAGCTTCGAATCCTGTAATATCCGATACTGTTGTAAATGTATGTGCTAAATGTGTAGCTGCTCGTTCCATACAATATCTATGATAAATTTGGCGCTTCCCGGCTTCTTCATCTACACTGAACTGTAAATgaagtagatatataattcaatttatctgacaatataaaaatattatataaattacctTATCTAAATTGTTGTAAAAATCAGTCTTTCCTGCGCATAAGTATCTTCCAAGGAGTGTAGCATGTGTTGTAAAGACAGTTGCAACATCAACGTGTCTTGTTCTTAATGCGATTAAACCAACACCTGCCTGCCATTCATGACAATGTACGACTACTCGTGGTGGAATAACAGAATATTGTTCTGCTGCTTTTCTGAAACATTTTagatacgatataaaaatctaaatcttaatataaaaattacttatctgattaaaggataaatatattaaatcatatgTTTTACCTGAATTCAGAGATAAATTGACAAACTAAATATCCAAGAATTACTGCATCATTTGCTTCAATATCTAAATGAGGAATACCAAGATTGCATGTATTCCACATTTCTTGTTTATATTCATCTAATTTCCATGCTGCACTTccaatatcaaataaaattatttgaggATTTCCATCAACTAGCCATGTTCCAGTTACAACCtcaataaaagtttatatattaaaataattgaagtaTCCTAGAGGACACAATCACTATACACAAATCTATagtaataaacaattaaaccAAACAATTCTAGTTAAATACATTGaactattattaaaagaactcttatatataatacataactATACGTCcttgatttatatttgtagCCTTTGAAA contains:
- the LOC124950648 gene encoding glycogen [starch] synthase, with translation MSKERASRRFYRVDSSNDLLEFMDRGYTAQHENRWNFEVAWEVANKVGGIYTVIRSKAYVSTEEMGDQYCLIGPYKELTARTEVEEADFPHHNPLNQAVQILRDQGFKVVTGTWLVDGNPQIILFDIGSAAWKLDEYKQEMWNTCNLGIPHLDIEANDAVILGYLVCQFISEFRKAAEQYSVIPPRVVVHCHEWQAGVGLIALRTRHVDVATVFTTHATLLGRYLCAGKTDFYNNLDKFSVDEEAGKRQIYHRYCMERAATHLAHTFTTVSDITGFEAEHLLKRKPDIITPNGLNVKKFAALHEFQNLHAVSKEKIHEFVRGHFYGHYDFDLDKTLYFFIAGRYEFGNKGADIFIEALARLNHYLKTSRPDITVVAFLIFPARTNNFNVESLRGHAVTKALRDTITDIQHKMGKRMYELCLSGRMPDAEDLLLKDDIIKIKRCLYALQRNGLPPVTTHNVVDDWNDPVLNSIRRCNLFNTVNDRVKMVFHPEFLSSTNPLFGLDYEEFVRGCHLGVFPSYYEPWGYTPAECTVMGIPSITTNLSGFGCFMQEHIADPMSYGIYIVDRRFISLENSVQQLAQYMFDFARLSRRQRIIQRNRTERLSDLLDWRNLGIYYRQARIKALTTVYPELASEYAEGGVGRFSYPRPISEPPSPSSSRHTTPAASVHGSDEEDEEDEVDEEKELEELRSMGK